A region from the Corylus avellana chromosome ca7, CavTom2PMs-1.0 genome encodes:
- the LOC132188362 gene encoding protein phosphatase 2C 37-like — protein sequence MAGICCGVVGEGETPAPIEPSSRTSRRRRMDILPLKLIADAAVQPATLENGRKRQKLNFCPPSSPPRECETRVENCVSSKEEGKESNPKNEVLHLNGALDSCESSKSAEARSECPKFGVTSVCGRRRDMEDAVSVHPSFCHQKNEISNGFHFFGVFDGHGCSHVAMKCQDLLHEIVKEEVEGVGEAVEWKGTMERSFERMDKEVRLWSGPLKSSSTCRCDIQTQQCDAVGSTAVVAVVTPEKIIVSNCGDSRAVLCRNGVAIPLSSDHKPDRPDELERIEAAGGRVIYWDGARVLGVLAMSRAIGDNYLKPYVISEPEVTITDRTAEDECLIIASDGLWDVVSNDTACGVARMCQRSRKPPSPRGSPRSDLAAAPPVASKSSDKACSDASVLLTKLALARHSTDNISVVVVDLRRNHHQ from the exons ATGGCTGGGATTTGCTGTGGAGTAGTTGGAGAAGGAGAAACGCCGGCTCCGATCGAGCCTAGCTCAAGAACTTCAAGGCGCCGGAGAATGGATATCCTTCCCTTGAAACTGATCGCCGATGCGGCCGTACAACCGGCGACTCTGGAGAACGGAAGGAAACGCCAGAAGCTCAACTTCTGTCCTCCGTCATCGCCGCCGCGCGAGTGCGAGACCAGAGTGGAAAATTGCGTGTCCAGCAAAGAGGAAGGGAAAGAATCAAATCCGAAAAATGAGGTGTTGCATTTGAATGGAGCACTGGATTCGTGTGAGAGTTCCAAGTCCGCGGAGGCGAGGAGTGAGTGCCCCAAGTTCGGCGTGACCTCTGTTTGTGGAAGGAGAAGAGACATGGAAGACGCTGTCTCGGTTCACCCTTCGTTCTGTCACCAAAAGAATGAGATTTCAAACGGATTCCATTTTTTCGGTGTGTTCGACGGCCATGGTTGCTCTCAT gTTGCTATGAAGTGTCAGGATCTGTTGCATGAGATAGTGAAGGAAGAGGTGGAAGGCGTAGGTGAGGCGGTGGAATGGAAGGGCACGATGGAGAGGAGCTTTGAGCGGATGGACAAGGAGGTCCGCCTTTGGAGTGGCCCTCTCAAGAGCTCCTCGACCTGCAGGTGTGACATCCAGACTCAGCAGTGCGACGCCGTTGGATCCACTGCCGTCGTGGCTGTCGTGACACCGGAGAAGATCATCGTCTCTAACTGCGGCGATTCTCGCGCCGTTCTCTGCCGAAACGGTGTCGCTATTCCTCTCTCCTCCGATCATAAG CCAGACCGACCCGACGAATTGGAACGGATCGAGGCCGCCGGCGGGCGAGTGATTTACTGGGATGGTGCCAGAGTCCTTGGAGTCCTGGCCATGTCTAGGGCAATAG GTGACAATTATCTGAAACCATACGTGATTTCGGAACCGGAGGTGACGATAACGGATCGGACGGCGGAGGACGAGTGTCTAATCATAGCGAGCGATGGCCTCTGGGACGTGGTGTCCAACGACACCGCGTGCGGAGTGGCGCGCATGTGCCAGCGCTCGCGGAAACCGCCGTCGCCACGTGGGTCCCCGCGTAGCGACTTGGCGGCAGCACCTCCCGTCGCCTCAAAGAGCTCGGACAAGGCGTGCTCGGACGCGTCCGTGTTATTGACCAAACTGGCCTTGGCTCGGCATAGTACGGACAATATCAGCGTCGTGGTGGTGGATTTGAGAAGAAATCATCACCAATAG
- the LOC132186258 gene encoding protein HESO1 isoform X2 gives MSNYSTLEHVLKEILQVVKPLQEDLQTRTRVIDELRRVIRSVESLRGAQVEPFGSFASDLFTRWADLDISIDLLNSSCISSAGKRRKQRLLAEIQKALIHMGGWRRLQYIPNARVPILKFESSLQGISCDVSIDNLQGQIKSKILLWISAIDTRFRDMVLLVKEWAKAHDINNPKTGTFNSYSLSLLVIFHFQTCVPAILPPLSDIYAGNIAGDLQGARTSAERRIAETCAANITRFRQQKFRPVNQSSLSELFISFLAKFSNISLRASELGIFTYTGQWEYIRMRLLPKTYALFIEDPFEQPENSARAVSMSNLTKISEAFQMTHHKLISANQNQGALLAALVRQQVLRYIPRAPAWTPTDNGRHYHRYQHHPTRPQVQRTLLSTTSRQFGNLRLDSQSSSSTLQNHNQGQHMWRARSDR, from the exons ATGAGTAACTATAGTACACTGGAGCATGTTCTCAAGGAAATACTTCAAGTAGTCAAACCCCTGCAGGAGGATTTGCAGACACGGACTCGAGTTATTGATGAACTACGAAGAGTCATCAGATCTGTGGAAAGTTTGAGAG GTGCACAAGTGGAGCCATTTGGTTCATTTGCGTCTGATCTGTTCACAAGATGGGCTGATTTGGATATATCTATTGACTTACTCAACAGTTCATGCATTTCATCTGCTGGAAAAAGGCGTAAACAACGATTACTAGCAGAAATACAAAAGGCTTTGATACATATGG GTGGATGGCGCAGGTTGCAATATATCCCCAATGCAAGAGTTCCAATTCTAAAATTTGAGAGTAGCCTCCAGGGGATCTCTTGTGATGTATCAATTGATAACCTGCAGGGCCAAATTAAATCCAAAATCTTGCTTTGGATCAGTGCGATAGATACACGCTTTCGCGATATGGTTTTACTG GTCAAGGAGTGGGCAAAAGCACATGATATAAATAATCCAAAAACTGGGACTTTCAACTCATACTCTCTCAGTTTGCTTGTGATCTTCCATTTTCAG ACATGCGTGCCTGCAATTTTACCACCTCTTAGTGACATATACGCGGGAAATATTGCTGGTGATCTTCAAG GTGCAAGAACTAGTGCAGAGAGACGTATCGCAGAAACATGTGCTGCGAACATAACAAGATTTAGGCAACAGAAATTCAGACCAGTCAATCAGAGTTCTTTGTCTGAGCTTTTCATTTCATTCCTTGCAAAG TTTTCTAACATAAGTTTGAGAGCTTCAGAGCTAGGCATTTTTACCTATACGGGACAATGGGAGTACATAAGGATGAGATTGCTGCCCAAAACTTATGCATTATTT ATTGAGGATCCTTTTGAGCAGCCAGAAAATTCCGCTAGGGCTGTTAGCATGAGTAATTTGACAAAGATATCTGAAGCATTCCAGATGACCCACCATAAGCTTATTTCAGCCAATCAGAATCAGGGTGCTCTCCTTGCCGCGCTAGTCCGACAACAAGTATTACGATATATTCCCAGAGCACCAGCTTGGACCCCAACTGACAATGGTAGGCACTACCACCGCTACCAGCACCACCCAACTCGTCCGCAGGTGCAGAGGACTCTACTCTCAACAACTTCACGGCAATTTGGGAACTTGAGGTTGGACAGCCAGTCCAGCAGTTCAACTCTGCAAAATCACAATCAAGGCCAGCACATGTGGAGAGCGAGATCGGATCGATAG
- the LOC132186256 gene encoding probable methyltransferase PMT11 isoform X2, with translation MKPIGNVEFLKTSVILKISAFFVVAATFFYLGKHWSDGYPQLVYFTTTRQAPSVAISPNDDKLFNLSALVDQNQTLALAPPTPSPPPPLRRFGIVDENGTMSDEFEVGEFDEGLVEDWRNETKTDGSDGDGDGDGGSSSSVRVTKFELCPKSMGEYIPCLDNKEAIRRLKSTAKGEHFERHCPEEGRGLNCLVPAPSKYRTPIPWPKSQDEVWFYNVPHTRLVEDKGGQNWITREKDKFKFPGGGTQFIHGANEYLDHISKMIPEIAFGHHTRVVLDVGCGVASFGAYLLSRNVITMSVAPKDVHENQIQFALERGVPAMVSAFATHRLLYPSQAFDMIHCSRCRINWTRDDGILLLEVNRMLRAGGYFVWAAQPVYKHEEILEEQWKEMLNLTTRLCWEFVKKDGYVAIWQKPFNNSCYLNREVGTRPPLCDQDDDPDNVWYVDLKACITRLPENGYGANVTTWPARLQTPPDRLQSIQIDAYTSRKELFKAESKYWNEIIESYVRSLHWKKIRLRNVMDMRAGFGGCEPFDTYPRTYDFLHAAGLFSIEKKRCNLSSIMLEMDRILRPGGRVYIRDALSIMDELQEIGKAIGWQITVRDTSEGPYANYRIFTADKHLLRG, from the exons atgaagccCATCGGAAATGTGGAGTTCCTCAAAACCTCAGTGATTCTCAAGATCTCAGCCTTCTTCGTCGTCGCGGCCACGTTCTTCTACTTGGGCAAGCACTGGTCCGATGGCTACCCGCAGCTCGTCTACTTCACTACCACGCGCCAAGCCCCTTCGGTCGCAATCTCACCCAACGACGACAAGCTGTTTAACCTCTCCGCACTCGTCGATCAGAACCAAACCCTAGCCCTAGCGCCCCCAACTCCGAGTCCGCCTCCGCCATTGCGGCGGTTCGGAATCGTCGATGAAAATGGAACCATGTCGGACGAATTCGAGGTCGGGGAGTTTGATGAGGGTTTGGTGGAGGATTGGAGGAACGAGACGAAGACGGATGGtagtgatggtgatggtgatggtgatggtggttCGTCGTCTAGCGTTAGGGTTACGAAGTTTGAGCTATGTCCGAAGAGTATGGGCGAGTACATTCCTTGTTTGGATAACAAGGAGGCGATTCGGAGGCTGAAATCTACGGCGAAAGGGGAGCACTTCGAGCGGCATTGTCCCGAGGAAGGTCGGGGATTGAATTGCTTAGTTCCGGCACCGAGTAAGTACCGGACTCCAATTCCGTGGCCGAAAAGCCAGGACGAG GTGTGGTTCTACAATGTTCCTCATACTCGTCTAGTTGAAGATAAAGGGGGACAAAACTGGATTACCCGAGAGAAGGATAAGTTTAAGTTTCCGGGTGGCGGTACACAGTTTATACACGGGGCAAATGAGTACTTGGATCATATATCTAAG ATGATCCCTGAAATTGCATTTGGTCATCATACCCGAGTTGTTTTAGATGTTGGGTGTGGTGTAGCTAGTTTCGGTGCCTATTTGCTATCACGGAATGTCATCACTATGTCCGTTGCTCCCAAAGATGTTCATGAAAACCAGATTCAGTTTGCTCTTGAGCGTGGTGTGCCAGCAATGGTGTCAGCGTTTGCAACTCACCGCTTGTTGTATCCAAGTCAAGCTTTTGACATGATACATTGTTCGCGATGTAGAATCAATTGGACTCGTGATG ATGGAATATTACTGCTTGAGGTCAATAGGATGCTCCGCGCTGGAGGATACTTTGTTTGGGCAGCTCAGCCTGTTTATAAGCATGAAGAAATCCTGGAAGAACAGTGGAAAG AGATGCTTAATCTTACAACTCGTCTCTGCTGGGAATTTGTGAAAAAGGATGGATATGTAGCAATATGGCAGAAACCCTTTAACAACAGCTGTTATTTAAACCGTGAGGTGGGAACAAGACCTCCACTGTGTGATCAAGATGATGATCCTGACAACGTCTG GTATGTTGATCTGAAGGCGTGCATCACTCGACTTCCAGAGAATGGGTATGGAGCAAATGTTACCACATGGCCTGCACGCTTGCAAACTCCACCCGATAGGCTTCAGAGCATACAAATTGATGCCTATACTTCAAGAAAGGAGCTCTTCAAGGCAGAATCAAAATACTGGAATGAGATAATAGAAAGCTATGTTCGTTCTTTACACTGGAAGAAGATTCGATTAAGAAATGTAATGGACATGAGAGCTGGCTTTGGAGG GTGTGAGCCATTTGATACATACCCAAGAACCTATGATTTTTTGCATGCAGCTGGCCTTTTCTCTATCGAGAAAAAAAG ATGCAATCTCTCTTCAATCATGCTTGAGATGGATCGGATACTGAGACCTGGTGGACGTGTATACATCCGTGACGCTCTTTCCATCATGGATGAACTTCAAGAGATTGGAAAGGCAATCGGCTGGCAAATCACAGTGCGAGATACATCTGAGGGTCCTTATGCAAATTATAGGATCTTTACTGCTGATAAACACCTCTTGCGTGGTTGA
- the LOC132186258 gene encoding protein HESO1 isoform X1: protein MSNYSTLEHVLKEILQVVKPLQEDLQTRTRVIDELRRVIRSVESLRGAQVEPFGSFASDLFTRWADLDISIDLLNSSCISSAGKRRKQRLLAEIQKALIHMGGWRRLQYIPNARVPILKFESSLQGISCDVSIDNLQGQIKSKILLWISAIDTRFRDMVLLVKEWAKAHDINNPKTGTFNSYSLSLLVIFHFQTCVPAILPPLSDIYAGNIAGDLQDSWDLSFNMLHAGARTSAERRIAETCAANITRFRQQKFRPVNQSSLSELFISFLAKFSNISLRASELGIFTYTGQWEYIRMRLLPKTYALFIEDPFEQPENSARAVSMSNLTKISEAFQMTHHKLISANQNQGALLAALVRQQVLRYIPRAPAWTPTDNGRHYHRYQHHPTRPQVQRTLLSTTSRQFGNLRLDSQSSSSTLQNHNQGQHMWRARSDR, encoded by the exons ATGAGTAACTATAGTACACTGGAGCATGTTCTCAAGGAAATACTTCAAGTAGTCAAACCCCTGCAGGAGGATTTGCAGACACGGACTCGAGTTATTGATGAACTACGAAGAGTCATCAGATCTGTGGAAAGTTTGAGAG GTGCACAAGTGGAGCCATTTGGTTCATTTGCGTCTGATCTGTTCACAAGATGGGCTGATTTGGATATATCTATTGACTTACTCAACAGTTCATGCATTTCATCTGCTGGAAAAAGGCGTAAACAACGATTACTAGCAGAAATACAAAAGGCTTTGATACATATGG GTGGATGGCGCAGGTTGCAATATATCCCCAATGCAAGAGTTCCAATTCTAAAATTTGAGAGTAGCCTCCAGGGGATCTCTTGTGATGTATCAATTGATAACCTGCAGGGCCAAATTAAATCCAAAATCTTGCTTTGGATCAGTGCGATAGATACACGCTTTCGCGATATGGTTTTACTG GTCAAGGAGTGGGCAAAAGCACATGATATAAATAATCCAAAAACTGGGACTTTCAACTCATACTCTCTCAGTTTGCTTGTGATCTTCCATTTTCAG ACATGCGTGCCTGCAATTTTACCACCTCTTAGTGACATATACGCGGGAAATATTGCTGGTGATCTTCAAG ATTCGTGGGACCTTTCTTTCAACATGCTTCATGCAGGTGCAAGAACTAGTGCAGAGAGACGTATCGCAGAAACATGTGCTGCGAACATAACAAGATTTAGGCAACAGAAATTCAGACCAGTCAATCAGAGTTCTTTGTCTGAGCTTTTCATTTCATTCCTTGCAAAG TTTTCTAACATAAGTTTGAGAGCTTCAGAGCTAGGCATTTTTACCTATACGGGACAATGGGAGTACATAAGGATGAGATTGCTGCCCAAAACTTATGCATTATTT ATTGAGGATCCTTTTGAGCAGCCAGAAAATTCCGCTAGGGCTGTTAGCATGAGTAATTTGACAAAGATATCTGAAGCATTCCAGATGACCCACCATAAGCTTATTTCAGCCAATCAGAATCAGGGTGCTCTCCTTGCCGCGCTAGTCCGACAACAAGTATTACGATATATTCCCAGAGCACCAGCTTGGACCCCAACTGACAATGGTAGGCACTACCACCGCTACCAGCACCACCCAACTCGTCCGCAGGTGCAGAGGACTCTACTCTCAACAACTTCACGGCAATTTGGGAACTTGAGGTTGGACAGCCAGTCCAGCAGTTCAACTCTGCAAAATCACAATCAAGGCCAGCACATGTGGAGAGCGAGATCGGATCGATAG
- the LOC132186259 gene encoding BTB/POZ and MATH domain-containing protein 3 isoform X1 — MASIENSKPRVDTGSCSTFVSETVNGSHRFTVQGYSLAKGMGIGKYMTSDTFTVGGYDWAIYFYPDGKNQEDNSMYVSVFIALASEGTDVRALFELSMLDQSGNGNNKVHSHFQRALESGPYTLKYRGSMWGYKRFFRRNLLEASDYLKDDCLVMYCKVGVVKNHLECPKLRSISVPPSDMGQGFKDLLESEVGCDVVFQVGNEMFKAHKLILAARSPVFRAQFFGLVGNPNVDKVVVKDIDPFIFKAMLLFIYTDKLPDVDEVESTVTMCSSTVMVQHLLAAADLYNLDRLKLLCESELCTAISIDTVATILALAEQHHCPQLKAICLKFTANPENLGAVMKSEAFKHLEESCPSLLSELLATVASMDENSNSLLSRKRSSSSLLGLDLAADGAEAESANPNGRRMRRRL, encoded by the exons ATGGCTTCGATCGAGAATTCCAAGCCCAGGGTGGACACGGGCTCGTGCTCGACGTTCGTAAGCGAGACGGTGAACGGGTCGCACCGGTTCACGGTGCAGGGGTATTCGCTGGCCAAGGGGATGGGGATAGGGAAGTACATGACGAGCGACACATTCACGGTGGGCGGGTACGACTGGGCGATCTACTTTTACCCGGACGGTAAAAACCAAGAGGACAACTCGATGTACGTGTCGGTCTTCATCGCGCTGGCGAGCGAGGGCACGGACGTGAGGGCCTTGTTCGAGCTGTCGATGCTGGACCAGAGTGGGAACGGGAACAACAAGGTGCATAGTCATTTTCAACGCGCGCTGGAGAGCGGGCCGTACACGCTCAAGTATAGGGGCAGCATGTG GGGTTACAAACgattttttagaagaaatctTTTAGAAGCTTCTGATTATTTAAAGGATGATTGCCTTGTCATGTACTGCAAGGTTGGAGTTGTCAAAAATCATCTTGAGTGCCCAAAACTACGCTCTATTTCTGTACCACCGTCAGACATGGGTCAAGGTTTTAAGGACTTGTTAGAATCGGAAGTTGGTTGTGACGTAGTTTTTCAGGTCGGCAATGAAATGTTCAAAGCTCATAAGTTGATACTTGCTGCGCGTTCTCCTGTATTTAGAGCCCAGTTTTTTGGACTCGTTGGAAATCCTAACGTAGACAAAGTTGTAGTAAAGGATATTGACCCCTTCATTTTCAAG GCAATGCTTCTGTTTATCTACACAGACAAACTTCCTGATGTAGATGAAGTTGAGAGCACAGTAACTATGTGCTCATCCACGGTCATGGTTCAGCATCTGTTGGCTGCTGCTGACCTATATAATCTGGATCGACTGAAATTGTTATGTGAATCAGAATTGTGTACGGCAATCAGTATCGACACAGTGGCAACGATCCTTGCCCTAGCTGAGCAACATCACTGTCCACAGCTCAAGGCCATTTGTTTAAAGTTCACAGCAAATCCAGAAAACTTGGGAG CGGTAATGAAGTCGGAAGCATTCAAGCATTTGGAGGAGAGCTGCCCCTCTTTGTTGTCAGAGCTGCTGGCAACAGTTGCATCGATGGATGAGAACTCAAATTCTCTGTTGAGTAGGAAGAGGAGCAGCAGCAGTTTACTCGGTCTAGATCTAGCAGCAGATGGGGCTGAAGCAGAATCGGCGAATCCTAACGGCAGGCGCATGAGGAGGCGATTGTAG
- the LOC132186256 gene encoding probable methyltransferase PMT11 isoform X1: MKPIGNVEFLKTSVILKISAFFVVAATFFYLGKHWSDGYPQLVYFTTTRQAPSVAISPNDDKLFNLSALVDQNQTLALAPPTPSPPPPLRRFGIVDENGTMSDEFEVGEFDEGLVEDWRNETKTDGSDGDGDGDGGSSSSVRVTKFELCPKSMGEYIPCLDNKEAIRRLKSTAKGEHFERHCPEEGRGLNCLVPAPSKYRTPIPWPKSQDEVWFYNVPHTRLVEDKGGQNWITREKDKFKFPGGGTQFIHGANEYLDHISKMIPEIAFGHHTRVVLDVGCGVASFGAYLLSRNVITMSVAPKDVHENQIQFALERGVPAMVSAFATHRLLYPSQAFDMIHCSRCRINWTRDDGILLLEVNRMLRAGGYFVWAAQPVYKHEEILEEQWKEMLNLTTRLCWEFVKKDGYVAIWQKPFNNSCYLNREVGTRPPLCDQDDDPDNVWYVDLKACITRLPENGYGANVTTWPARLQTPPDRLQSIQIDAYTSRKELFKAESKYWNEIIESYVRSLHWKKIRLRNVMDMRAGFGGFAAALMEQNFDSWVMNVVPVSGPNTLPVIYDRGLIGVMHDWCEPFDTYPRTYDFLHAAGLFSIEKKRCNLSSIMLEMDRILRPGGRVYIRDALSIMDELQEIGKAIGWQITVRDTSEGPYANYRIFTADKHLLRG, translated from the exons atgaagccCATCGGAAATGTGGAGTTCCTCAAAACCTCAGTGATTCTCAAGATCTCAGCCTTCTTCGTCGTCGCGGCCACGTTCTTCTACTTGGGCAAGCACTGGTCCGATGGCTACCCGCAGCTCGTCTACTTCACTACCACGCGCCAAGCCCCTTCGGTCGCAATCTCACCCAACGACGACAAGCTGTTTAACCTCTCCGCACTCGTCGATCAGAACCAAACCCTAGCCCTAGCGCCCCCAACTCCGAGTCCGCCTCCGCCATTGCGGCGGTTCGGAATCGTCGATGAAAATGGAACCATGTCGGACGAATTCGAGGTCGGGGAGTTTGATGAGGGTTTGGTGGAGGATTGGAGGAACGAGACGAAGACGGATGGtagtgatggtgatggtgatggtgatggtggttCGTCGTCTAGCGTTAGGGTTACGAAGTTTGAGCTATGTCCGAAGAGTATGGGCGAGTACATTCCTTGTTTGGATAACAAGGAGGCGATTCGGAGGCTGAAATCTACGGCGAAAGGGGAGCACTTCGAGCGGCATTGTCCCGAGGAAGGTCGGGGATTGAATTGCTTAGTTCCGGCACCGAGTAAGTACCGGACTCCAATTCCGTGGCCGAAAAGCCAGGACGAG GTGTGGTTCTACAATGTTCCTCATACTCGTCTAGTTGAAGATAAAGGGGGACAAAACTGGATTACCCGAGAGAAGGATAAGTTTAAGTTTCCGGGTGGCGGTACACAGTTTATACACGGGGCAAATGAGTACTTGGATCATATATCTAAG ATGATCCCTGAAATTGCATTTGGTCATCATACCCGAGTTGTTTTAGATGTTGGGTGTGGTGTAGCTAGTTTCGGTGCCTATTTGCTATCACGGAATGTCATCACTATGTCCGTTGCTCCCAAAGATGTTCATGAAAACCAGATTCAGTTTGCTCTTGAGCGTGGTGTGCCAGCAATGGTGTCAGCGTTTGCAACTCACCGCTTGTTGTATCCAAGTCAAGCTTTTGACATGATACATTGTTCGCGATGTAGAATCAATTGGACTCGTGATG ATGGAATATTACTGCTTGAGGTCAATAGGATGCTCCGCGCTGGAGGATACTTTGTTTGGGCAGCTCAGCCTGTTTATAAGCATGAAGAAATCCTGGAAGAACAGTGGAAAG AGATGCTTAATCTTACAACTCGTCTCTGCTGGGAATTTGTGAAAAAGGATGGATATGTAGCAATATGGCAGAAACCCTTTAACAACAGCTGTTATTTAAACCGTGAGGTGGGAACAAGACCTCCACTGTGTGATCAAGATGATGATCCTGACAACGTCTG GTATGTTGATCTGAAGGCGTGCATCACTCGACTTCCAGAGAATGGGTATGGAGCAAATGTTACCACATGGCCTGCACGCTTGCAAACTCCACCCGATAGGCTTCAGAGCATACAAATTGATGCCTATACTTCAAGAAAGGAGCTCTTCAAGGCAGAATCAAAATACTGGAATGAGATAATAGAAAGCTATGTTCGTTCTTTACACTGGAAGAAGATTCGATTAAGAAATGTAATGGACATGAGAGCTGGCTTTGGAGG ATTTGCTGCGGCATTAATggaacaaaattttgactcCTGGGTTATGAATGTTGTTCCTGTTAGCGGGCCCAACACCTTGCCAGTTATATATGACCGAGGACTTATTGGAGTTATGCATGATTG GTGTGAGCCATTTGATACATACCCAAGAACCTATGATTTTTTGCATGCAGCTGGCCTTTTCTCTATCGAGAAAAAAAG ATGCAATCTCTCTTCAATCATGCTTGAGATGGATCGGATACTGAGACCTGGTGGACGTGTATACATCCGTGACGCTCTTTCCATCATGGATGAACTTCAAGAGATTGGAAAGGCAATCGGCTGGCAAATCACAGTGCGAGATACATCTGAGGGTCCTTATGCAAATTATAGGATCTTTACTGCTGATAAACACCTCTTGCGTGGTTGA
- the LOC132186259 gene encoding BTB/POZ and MATH domain-containing protein 3 isoform X2 has product MASIENSKPRVDTGSCSTFVSETVNGSHRFTVQGYSLAKGMGIGKYMTSDTFTVGGYDWAIYFYPDGKNQEDNSMYVSVFIALASEGTDVRALFELSMLDQSGNGNNKVHSHFQRALESGPYTLKYRGSMWGYKRFFRRNLLEASDYLKDDCLVMYCKVGVVKNHLECPKLRSISVPPSDMGQGFKDLLESEVGCDVVFQVGNEMFKAHKLILAARSPVFRAQFFGLVGNPNVDKVVVKDIDPFIFKAMLLFIYTDKLPDVDEVESTVTMCSSTVMVQHLLAAADLYNLDRLKLLCESELCTAISIDTVATILALAEQHHCPQLKAICLKFTANPENLGGAYYS; this is encoded by the exons ATGGCTTCGATCGAGAATTCCAAGCCCAGGGTGGACACGGGCTCGTGCTCGACGTTCGTAAGCGAGACGGTGAACGGGTCGCACCGGTTCACGGTGCAGGGGTATTCGCTGGCCAAGGGGATGGGGATAGGGAAGTACATGACGAGCGACACATTCACGGTGGGCGGGTACGACTGGGCGATCTACTTTTACCCGGACGGTAAAAACCAAGAGGACAACTCGATGTACGTGTCGGTCTTCATCGCGCTGGCGAGCGAGGGCACGGACGTGAGGGCCTTGTTCGAGCTGTCGATGCTGGACCAGAGTGGGAACGGGAACAACAAGGTGCATAGTCATTTTCAACGCGCGCTGGAGAGCGGGCCGTACACGCTCAAGTATAGGGGCAGCATGTG GGGTTACAAACgattttttagaagaaatctTTTAGAAGCTTCTGATTATTTAAAGGATGATTGCCTTGTCATGTACTGCAAGGTTGGAGTTGTCAAAAATCATCTTGAGTGCCCAAAACTACGCTCTATTTCTGTACCACCGTCAGACATGGGTCAAGGTTTTAAGGACTTGTTAGAATCGGAAGTTGGTTGTGACGTAGTTTTTCAGGTCGGCAATGAAATGTTCAAAGCTCATAAGTTGATACTTGCTGCGCGTTCTCCTGTATTTAGAGCCCAGTTTTTTGGACTCGTTGGAAATCCTAACGTAGACAAAGTTGTAGTAAAGGATATTGACCCCTTCATTTTCAAG GCAATGCTTCTGTTTATCTACACAGACAAACTTCCTGATGTAGATGAAGTTGAGAGCACAGTAACTATGTGCTCATCCACGGTCATGGTTCAGCATCTGTTGGCTGCTGCTGACCTATATAATCTGGATCGACTGAAATTGTTATGTGAATCAGAATTGTGTACGGCAATCAGTATCGACACAGTGGCAACGATCCTTGCCCTAGCTGAGCAACATCACTGTCCACAGCTCAAGGCCATTTGTTTAAAGTTCACAGCAAATCCAGAAAACTTGGGAGGTGCGTATTACTCGTAG